The genome window AATTCCCTTAGGCGGCGGTTTTGCAGGTTTTCTTGGATAATCCGGTCACAGACATTCTGGTGGTGCATGCAGACCACACCAAGTCGCTGCCCGGTCGCGCCATACAGTTTCGAGAATGAGTACACTAGGATGGTGTTGTGGGGCGCCACCGCGAAAATCGACTGGTAGCTTGGCGAAAAGGTTCCGTACACATCGTCAGTGATGATTACCAAGTCGGGGTTTGCCTTAATAACTTCCTTAAACTTTGCTAGCCGTTCAGGCGTGAATGCCCGGGCCGTCGGGTTGGTCGGGTTGACCGCGAAGAAGGCCTTGACCCGTGGATCCTTGAGCTGTTCAAATTGTTCATCAGTCATCTGCCAGTTATTCTCGCGTTTGGTCGTGACCGTCTTGATCCGCAGGTTGTATTCGCTCAGTTCTGGGATTTGCAGGTACGGGGTAAAGATGGACGAATTAACAACGACCGTATCGCCGGGATACAGCACGTGGGCGTAGTGCAGTTCCTGGAAAATATAGACCATCGCTGCCGTGCCGCCCTCCGTTGGGAAAATATCAACATCCTGTGCCATTTGAACATCCTTGAAGCAGACCTTCTGCAGGTACCGTTGCAGGACCTTTTCAGTGTAGGTCAAGCAGCGAGGCGGGTAAGGATAGTGATCGCCAAGGGCACCGTCAACCAGTTCGTAGACGAAGGCATCCTTATCCTTAATTGCCAGCTGGCTGATTGCCGCGTCAATCACCGTCCGTAGGAAAATATCCCGCCGCGAGGATTTCAGGGCAATCATCAGGCGCTGGTAAATGCCCTCCTTTTGAACATCACCAGCCATCCCCCGCGGGTCAAAATAGGTCCGTTCTGCTTCGGTGACCCCAAACTCTAGCAGGCGGGAATAGGCCAGCCGGGCTGTCGTGGCAATCCAGTTTGGGTTCCCCCGGCCGCCATTGACGACCTCGTTGCCCCGCAGGTTATGCTGAGCATACTTGTTAAAAATCGCTGCTACTTCAAAGTTAGAAAGCTGGTCGAGGTTGCTGACCTGTGAGTCGTCGACCTGGTTAAAAATATTCATATCTGCCGTCATTGTTCTATCCCTCCGCTCACAAACTATGATTCCCATCTCCAAACGCCTTCATTATAACAAAGCTCCCCGTTTTTTATCACCCCAGTTAAAATCTGCTATGATAGTAGCAGTAATCACGGTATGTAAAGGAGTTTTATCCATGTTTCAGCCCCAACTCGGTTTAAAAGGCAGCAGCAGCCGTGAACAGATTGACGACCGTCTGCGCTACCAACCACAAGTCTACGAATTTTTTACCGCTGCTAATGACTTTACGCCGGAGGGTTACCAGCACCTTCGGGAGGCAATCCAGTACGTCCAATCTCGGGGCGTCCGTCACATCGTCCTCCACCACCCAATGAGCTTTGGCGAGTACCATGCCGATGTCGTTGCGCCCGAAAAGGATTATCCAGAATTGTACCGTTTCATTGAGGAAACGACCACGCAGCTGCTCCGCCTCGCTGATGACTTGGACGTCCAAGTGCTGGTTCACGGTGGCTACGCTGGCCCAACCGTCGAGCACATGGTGGCACTGTACCCGTCCGTCCAAGCAGCCCGGGACGCCGTTTACCAGCGGCTGGACCGTTTTGCCCGGGCAGGCGGTGACCACATTATGTTTGAAAACTCGATTGCACCAGTATTTGCGTACGGTGACCCCGCTCAGGAAGACGAAATCCTGGCCCACCATTACCGGCTAGCGTTTGATACTTCCCATTGCTTTATTGAGCTGCATGGGGACAATCAAGGGTTGCAAGCATCACTTAGTCACCTGGCACCCGACGTTGTTCACTACCACCTCGTCGATTCTCTGGGGCAAACGCACGATAGCTTGACGCTGGGGACCGGCAAAATTGACTGGGCTGGCGTCCTCCCCCGGATGAATCCCCAGGCAAGCAGCATCTATGAAATCAACCTGCATGACCAGGGCAACTGCCAAGAACAGCTTGCCAGCCATGCCTACCTAAGCCGCCTAGCCGCCCAGCTGACCAAACAGGAGGACCGCTAATGAAAAAGTACGTCAACCGTCAGCACGTTTCCCTAGCGCTGGCGCTCTTCGCCCTCTACCTGGCAATCGTGTTTTGGCCCCACTTCGCTAAATGGTGTACGACGATTTTTGCGGCCATGACACCCCTCCTCACCGGCGCCGTGATTGCCTACATTGTCAACCTGCTTTTACGCAAGTATGAACAGCTTTACCGCCGGTTATTCAAGAGCCCCCGTGCAAAGAAATTCCAGCGTCTCTGGGGAATCGTTCTCTCCTACCTGTCGATTTTCTTGATTTTAGCCATCGTCATCCGACTGATCATCCCCGAACTGATCAGCTGTGTTCAGCTACTAATTAACAACCACAGCAAGGTGATTACAAGGTTTATTACGGCCTTCGAACACAACAGCAACCTCCAGGAAGTCTTCAAGCAATTTGACGTGCGGCATTTGAGCTGGTCCAAAGCCGAGAAGGTCCTTTCCTACGGCTTCAGCGGCACTGTTAAAGCCCTTATGTCTACCGCCTCGTCAGTCGTTTCCGTGGCGACCACCTCCATCGTGGCCTTTTTCTTCTCCATTTACCTGCTGATTTATAAGGAAATGCTGGCCCGCCAGTGTACCCGCCTGATTGACGCTTACCTGGGCAGGATCAAAAGGCCGCTGATGTACGTCATCAGGACTTTTGACAATTGTTACAGCAACTACATTGCCGGGCAGTGCAAGGACGCTGCCATCTTAGGAATCGCCTGTTTTATCGGTATGTCCATTCTCCGGATGCCATACGCGACAATGATTGGGGTCGTGACCGCCATCGGTGCACTTATTCCAATCATCGGGGCCATTTTAGGCGCCAGTATCGGGGTCGTGCTCATCTTTGCCGTCTCGCCACTGAAAGCCGGTATCTTTCTTATCTTTATCATCGTCCTGCAACAGCTGGACAACCGGATAACCTATCCGCTGGTGGTCGGCAAGAGTATTGGCTTACCGAGCGTCTGGGTCTTTGCCGCGGTCATTATCGGTGGCAGCATTTCCGGAATCCTTGGCATGATGCTGACGGTTCCCCTCTTTGCTGCCCTTTACCAGATCATCGCTACCGACGTCGGCAAGCGTGAGCGCCCCGGGCAAGAGTAGGCGATCAACTTCACTGCATATAACAAACGGCTTCTGTAATGCGGAAAAGCGCATTGCAGAAGCCGTTATTTTATTCCTAATCAACCTGCATAACGGATTGTTGCTGGTGCAGCTCCCGTAGCAGGTGGGTAGCCTTTAACTGGGTCAGCACTGCATCAATGGCGTAGATCTCCAGTTGCTGGCTCGGCTGGTAGTTAGCGAGCGGCTGCAGGGGCTCGCCAGTCAGCTTGGCGTTGAGGATGTCGACAAATTGGTCGTACGCTTTTTGTGGGTAGGCAGCGACCGTTACTTCGGCAATTCCCGCCCGAATCTCTTCAATTGAAAAGCTCGTCTTGAACAGACCAATCAGCAAAAGATCAACTAATTGGTTCACCGCATACTTCTTCTTTACCGGTGCCTGAATCACTTTTTTCTTAACGTAATTATTGACCATTGACTTCGTTAGTGGTTCCACACCAATTGCTAACAACTGGTCATTGACAATCGTTACCACCTGATCGATGTATAGGCCAAGCGTCGGTAGTTCTTTCCAGCGGGGAAAGCGCGTCTGGGCAAGTTTCCCCGTCCAATCCTGATAGCTTTGCTGAATCATCCTAGTCGTCCTCCTTTGCGGAAATTCCAATCGACTGGTTGCGGTAGCGGTCGGTCAGCAGCGCCTGCTCAATCACTCCTGCTAAGGTCTCCTCACTGACGCCCTTACCAGTGACCGCCTGCCCCTCGGACGTGATTACCGCGGGACTAGCCGTCGCCGTCAGCGGCAGGGAGCGAATCACCGTATACGGCAGTTCTAGCTCGTCAATCATCTTAATTGCGTACTGGTGAGCCCAGAGGTATTCCTGCGCTCCCTTGCCATACCACCGCTGCACTTGTTCTGGCGTCGCATCATCTGCCGTACCGACCATTGATAGCATAACAATCTTTTGGGGAGTAAACACCGCCTGGTCGATTTGCGCAGCCAGCGCTTGCACTTCCTCATCTACTGGAGCATTGATCTCTGGGAGCCAGCATAACTGGTCCCCCCGCTGAAAACTCACTTTGAGACTGCTTACCGCCACCGCATCGTACATTTTTTTCATGATCAGCTGGCTAAGCCGGTCATGCCGGCAACTGACAATTATCGTGCGCCCCATTTGACCACCCCTCTGCTAATAAGCCATTAGTTCATCGTCTACCGTGGCGTCCTCGATCCGGACGTCGGTGATGGTGTTTTGTTCCAGCAGTGGCAACAGGGCCTGGATATTACCGGTATACAGGAACCGGGTTTGGTTTTCTGCCTCGCCGAGCATATGAGCCCCCATCTTCATCGCCACGTCAATTGGCAGCCCCGTCCCCGTTACGGTTACCGTGCAGTCGACTCCATCACTCGGATTAATATCACGAGCAGACGTCAACCGACTGCCGCTGAAATAATAAATCGTCTGGGCAAACCGCATCATGGTCGAAACGTCATTGCTGGAAAAGAGCACTATGGAGTTGGTCTTTTGAGCATAGTCCCTCACTAGGTTGCCAATCGTCTGCCGTGCCGGCGCGGGCAGCTGATCGAGGGCATCACCAAGGAAGACGACCGGGCGCCGCAACGCTAACATAATGATCACCCGCAATTCGACCTGCTGGCTGGCCGTTAACGCCGCCACCTTATCGTCATGCTTGATTCCCAACGGTGATAGCATCGGCAGTGTTTGTTCAACCGGCAGGGCATCTTTCAAGTGGCGACTGACATGGTGAATGGCCCGCTCAACTGTTTTGCCCTTTAGGACCAACCGGGCAAACGAGGTCACCACTTGTTCGGGGTGGCGCTTTAGCTGTGACAGGTCGTTGCCGTTAATTTGGACGGATCCCTCAATCATTTTTCCTTGATTCATCAGCAGTTGTTCTAAGGCCGCTACCGGTGCCGTGCTATTGCTGCACAGCGCCACCATCTGCGGTGACATCAGGCCCAGTGATACTTCTTCCAGTTCGTCTCCCGACTTTGCTTCAAAGGTCAGGTTATTCAACACAACACTGCTCACTATCCATTCCCCCGTTAAAGATCTTATGATTTAGTATTAATTTTAGCATTTTACCCGGAAAGATGGTTTATTATTCAACTTATTTCATCCTAAAAAATAATAACTTCACGGAAAAATTAACATTCGCGCAAAAGAATATTACAAGTTACCGCTTTTTTAGCGTATAATTAAACCTGCGAGAATATCAAAGCAGAAAGAAGGGTTCTAATGGCCAAAATGAATATCCTATACATATCGCTTGAAGGGAATACGCGCTCCTTTGTAAAACGATTGACTGCCTTTGCCAAGCAGCAAAACATGATTAACCAGGCTAATCCTGAAATCAACGCCAAGGAAATCGGGCCTCAGGACGCCCCTGCCAGTGAGAGCAAACCATTTTTCGTCTTTGTTCCTACCTACCTAACCGGGGGCAACGGGATTGATTCTGGCTATACCGAAATCATGACCACGGCACTGGGTGAGTACATTGAGGACGGTAATAACGCTCGTTACTGCATCGGCGTGGTTGGTAGCGGCAATAAGAATTTCAACGAGCAATACTGCTTGACTGCACGTAAGTATGCCAAGATCTTTAACGCACCGTTCCTAGATAATTATGAATTACGGGGAACTGACGCGGACGTGGAACGGATTTACGGCTCCCTTACCAAAGAATGGGCAAAAAACGGTATTAGCGAAGAATAGTCGCCACGTAAAAGGAGGCTGGGAGAAAGAACTTTCTCCCAGCTTCTTGGCTATTGTAAACAGCAATGACGAAAATGGGACCACGAGCTAGCCAAGCTAGTTCATGGTCCCCTCTCTTTAATTCATAATTATTCCACACCAACCAGCTCATTGCCCGCGCAAATCAGCCAGGTAATTCCGTAGCGGTCCACCACCTGGCCCATCATGCCGCCCAGCATCCAGTTGCCAAACGGAACCGTGACCCGTTGTTCGTCAGAATCCGCTAACCGCGTAAAGAGCTGCTGGGCGTCACCCTTATCGTCACCAAAATTCAGCATAATAGAAATCAGTGTCGAAGTCTGCGGGTTGCCCATCGTCGCGTCTGCGCAGATAATCCTTTGTCCCGCAATGGAAAACTCTCCGTAGAGGGTGGTTGCCGTCAAGTCATCAGTGGTCAGGCCAATGTTTTCAGCCTGCTTTTCGCTTAGCGGCTGGTGGTGCACAATTTGCGCCCCAAAGTTTTGGACGTAGTAGTCCATTGCCTCCTTGGCATTTTCAAAAGTTAAGTACGGGTAGATTTTTGCCGTCATATTTTTCCTCCGTATAAATCTTCGCTATTGATTATATGGTTAGAAGCGGTTTCCGTCAAATTTTGCTCGGAATCACAGTCGAGATTGCCCTAGTTAGTAAAAGGTTTTAGTGTGGTATAATAGTGTTTAGCTATTTTAGATTACGAAAGGACGAATCTTGTGGAAAAAGTTAAAAAACATAGTCCGCTGCTTATCTTAGGCCTTCTCTTGCTTGGCGTTTGCATGCGGATGCCGATCACTTCTATCCCATCCGTCATCAAAGAAATTGCCCAGACCTTCAACGTGGCGCCAACCAGCCTCGGAATCCTAACAACCATCCCCCTGCTCTGCTTTGGTTTGTTGTCATCCGTCGTTTCAGCGACCGCCCAGCGAATCGGGAACGAATTAACCATCGCCATTGCCATGGCCTTGATGTTTATCGGTTCCTACCTCCGGATCATCAGTTTCCCGCTGCTAATGGTGGGGACAATTCTGGTGGGAGTCGCCATTACGTGTATCAACGTTTTGCTGCCAGCAATCATTACGGATAAGTTTCCGGAACGAATCGGCAGTATTACAGGAATGTATAACACTGCGATGACCCTGTTTGCGGCTATCGGGGCTTACGCCATCACGCCAATCACCCACCAGAGCAGCTGGCAGACCGCGGTCATCCTTATTAGTTTGATTGCCTTAATTAGTGCGATTGTTTGGCTGCCAAACCTCAAGTACAACGAACACGCCACGGCTGGCCAGCAAGCCGACAAGGGAACCAACATGTGGAAAGAAGTCAACGCCTGGTGGTTGCTGCTGTTCTTCGGCTTTCAGTGCTTCGTCTTTTACAGTGTTGTAGCCTGGCTGCCCACAATCGCGATGAGCGCGGGACTTAGCAGTGATCAGGCCAGTTTGATCGCCGGACTGCTTCAGTTGTTTGCCTTACCATTTGCCTTTGCGGTTCCCGTAATCGCGGCGAAAATGACCAACCGGCAACCAATTATGCTGGCAGCCGGGCTGTCCGCAATGGTCGGCACAGTCATGATGTTCTTCCCGGTCAACTCCTTTGCCTACTTCTGCGTTGTCGCCTTGCTGCTCGGTGCGGGCTCAACGACCACGTTTGTGCTAGCAATGACCTTGTTTGGCCTCAAGACGAAGAGCGCTGCCGACACCCGGAACCTTTCCGGGATGGTTCAATCAATCGGCTACTTAATCGCAGCCCTCGGGCCAGTCATCATCGGCAACCTAAATGCACAGACGCACAACTGGTTTGCTAGCGTCGCGGTCATCTTAGTGGCAGCATTTCTCTTCACTCTTTTTGGAATG of Limosilactobacillus oris contains these proteins:
- a CDS encoding NAD(P)H-binding protein, with translation MGRTIIVSCRHDRLSQLIMKKMYDAVAVSSLKVSFQRGDQLCWLPEINAPVDEEVQALAAQIDQAVFTPQKIVMLSMVGTADDATPEQVQRWYGKGAQEYLWAHQYAIKMIDELELPYTVIRSLPLTATASPAVITSEGQAVTGKGVSEETLAGVIEQALLTDRYRNQSIGISAKEDD
- the nrdI gene encoding class Ib ribonucleoside-diphosphate reductase assembly flavoprotein NrdI, whose protein sequence is MAKMNILYISLEGNTRSFVKRLTAFAKQQNMINQANPEINAKEIGPQDAPASESKPFFVFVPTYLTGGNGIDSGYTEIMTTALGEYIEDGNNARYCIGVVGSGNKNFNEQYCLTARKYAKIFNAPFLDNYELRGTDADVERIYGSLTKEWAKNGISEE
- a CDS encoding AI-2E family transporter, whose protein sequence is MKKYVNRQHVSLALALFALYLAIVFWPHFAKWCTTIFAAMTPLLTGAVIAYIVNLLLRKYEQLYRRLFKSPRAKKFQRLWGIVLSYLSIFLILAIVIRLIIPELISCVQLLINNHSKVITRFITAFEHNSNLQEVFKQFDVRHLSWSKAEKVLSYGFSGTVKALMSTASSVVSVATTSIVAFFFSIYLLIYKEMLARQCTRLIDAYLGRIKRPLMYVIRTFDNCYSNYIAGQCKDAAILGIACFIGMSILRMPYATMIGVVTAIGALIPIIGAILGASIGVVLIFAVSPLKAGIFLIFIIVLQQLDNRITYPLVVGKSIGLPSVWVFAAVIIGGSISGILGMMLTVPLFAALYQIIATDVGKRERPGQE
- a CDS encoding bifunctional aspartate transaminase/aspartate 4-decarboxylase is translated as MTADMNIFNQVDDSQVSNLDQLSNFEVAAIFNKYAQHNLRGNEVVNGGRGNPNWIATTARLAYSRLLEFGVTEAERTYFDPRGMAGDVQKEGIYQRLMIALKSSRRDIFLRTVIDAAISQLAIKDKDAFVYELVDGALGDHYPYPPRCLTYTEKVLQRYLQKVCFKDVQMAQDVDIFPTEGGTAAMVYIFQELHYAHVLYPGDTVVVNSSIFTPYLQIPELSEYNLRIKTVTTKRENNWQMTDEQFEQLKDPRVKAFFAVNPTNPTARAFTPERLAKFKEVIKANPDLVIITDDVYGTFSPSYQSIFAVAPHNTILVYSFSKLYGATGQRLGVVCMHHQNVCDRIIQENLQNRRLRELDERRYSIVVPDPYKMKFIDRMVADSRAIGLYHTAGLSSPQQVMMDMFALSNLKDAGLSPYVQLSREVVAARYHEFWHGLGIQPDETPENTRYYTLVDIFDLMRQRHGKEFCQYFKDNYNYLDFTYRLATEFGAVVMDATAFGAEKGNVRVSLANLEKADYRKLARAILDLVDEYYQVFKKKNKK
- a CDS encoding CynX/NimT family MFS transporter; the encoded protein is MEKVKKHSPLLILGLLLLGVCMRMPITSIPSVIKEIAQTFNVAPTSLGILTTIPLLCFGLLSSVVSATAQRIGNELTIAIAMALMFIGSYLRIISFPLLMVGTILVGVAITCINVLLPAIITDKFPERIGSITGMYNTAMTLFAAIGAYAITPITHQSSWQTAVILISLIALISAIVWLPNLKYNEHATAGQQADKGTNMWKEVNAWWLLLFFGFQCFVFYSVVAWLPTIAMSAGLSSDQASLIAGLLQLFALPFAFAVPVIAAKMTNRQPIMLAAGLSAMVGTVMMFFPVNSFAYFCVVALLLGAGSTTTFVLAMTLFGLKTKSAADTRNLSGMVQSIGYLIAALGPVIIGNLNAQTHNWFASVAVILVAAFLFTLFGMLAERHQYI
- a CDS encoding TIM barrel protein, with amino-acid sequence MFQPQLGLKGSSSREQIDDRLRYQPQVYEFFTAANDFTPEGYQHLREAIQYVQSRGVRHIVLHHPMSFGEYHADVVAPEKDYPELYRFIEETTTQLLRLADDLDVQVLVHGGYAGPTVEHMVALYPSVQAARDAVYQRLDRFARAGGDHIMFENSIAPVFAYGDPAQEDEILAHHYRLAFDTSHCFIELHGDNQGLQASLSHLAPDVVHYHLVDSLGQTHDSLTLGTGKIDWAGVLPRMNPQASSIYEINLHDQGNCQEQLASHAYLSRLAAQLTKQEDR
- a CDS encoding DUF1836 domain-containing protein — translated: MIQQSYQDWTGKLAQTRFPRWKELPTLGLYIDQVVTIVNDQLLAIGVEPLTKSMVNNYVKKKVIQAPVKKKYAVNQLVDLLLIGLFKTSFSIEEIRAGIAEVTVAAYPQKAYDQFVDILNAKLTGEPLQPLANYQPSQQLEIYAIDAVLTQLKATHLLRELHQQQSVMQVD
- a CDS encoding VOC family protein → MTAKIYPYLTFENAKEAMDYYVQNFGAQIVHHQPLSEKQAENIGLTTDDLTATTLYGEFSIAGQRIICADATMGNPQTSTLISIMLNFGDDKGDAQQLFTRLADSDEQRVTVPFGNWMLGGMMGQVVDRYGITWLICAGNELVGVE
- a CDS encoding multidrug ABC transporter ATPase, encoding MSSVVLNNLTFEAKSGDELEEVSLGLMSPQMVALCSNSTAPVAALEQLLMNQGKMIEGSVQINGNDLSQLKRHPEQVVTSFARLVLKGKTVERAIHHVSRHLKDALPVEQTLPMLSPLGIKHDDKVAALTASQQVELRVIIMLALRRPVVFLGDALDQLPAPARQTIGNLVRDYAQKTNSIVLFSSNDVSTMMRFAQTIYYFSGSRLTSARDINPSDGVDCTVTVTGTGLPIDVAMKMGAHMLGEAENQTRFLYTGNIQALLPLLEQNTITDVRIEDATVDDELMAY